The Bacillus carboniphilus genome has a segment encoding these proteins:
- a CDS encoding S41 family peptidase, with protein sequence MESENPEEPKENITRWVRIKPFHFVMLLFFVVFLTAGITTFALAFGDEKVVEVGVPTRTEFNKLFKAYDLLKDEYYDELDQTDIVDGAINGMLDALGDPYSDYMNQKEAENFHMNISSSFQGIGAEIQEKDGFIMVVAPIKGSPAEEAGLKPQDLIIAVDGKSISGYSATEAVTIIRGEKGTKVTLTIQRAGTDQPMDITITRDEIPIKTVYGEMINDHIGKIQITSFSTNTTEELKEALKELEAKGMKGLVLDIRQNPGGLLTQAVSVSSMFVPKGELLFQVEHNDGSIEQFASSESNPLDLPVVVVIDEGSASASEILAGAVSESAGIPLVGKTSFGKGTVQTAFDFEDGSNIKLTSAKWLTPNGNWIHEKGVKPDYEVSLPEFAFLPFLNPDLQLKESMQSQEVKTAETMLQVIGLEPGEVDGFFDEATKNAVLTLQKEAGLEETGILTAETTIELMSRLSVKIQESDTQVNKAVELLQQDLGLTEETDEEVEEDTAS encoded by the coding sequence ATGGAGTCTGAAAATCCCGAGGAACCAAAGGAAAATATAACGAGATGGGTTAGAATTAAACCTTTTCATTTTGTTATGCTGCTGTTCTTTGTTGTATTTTTAACAGCTGGTATTACTACTTTTGCTCTAGCATTTGGGGATGAAAAAGTGGTAGAGGTCGGTGTTCCTACAAGGACAGAATTTAATAAGCTATTCAAAGCATACGACCTACTCAAAGATGAATATTACGATGAATTGGATCAAACTGATATAGTAGATGGTGCAATTAACGGAATGCTCGATGCGCTTGGAGATCCTTATTCAGACTACATGAATCAAAAGGAAGCAGAAAACTTCCATATGAATATTTCTTCCTCTTTTCAGGGGATAGGGGCAGAAATTCAGGAGAAAGACGGATTTATTATGGTCGTCGCTCCAATTAAAGGTTCACCTGCTGAAGAAGCTGGGCTAAAGCCTCAAGATTTAATCATTGCAGTTGATGGGAAAAGTATTAGTGGTTACAGTGCAACAGAAGCCGTTACGATTATTAGAGGCGAAAAAGGGACTAAAGTTACCTTAACGATCCAAAGAGCTGGTACAGATCAACCAATGGATATAACTATTACTAGAGATGAAATTCCAATCAAAACCGTATATGGTGAAATGATAAATGACCATATAGGAAAAATCCAAATTACGAGTTTTTCAACCAATACAACAGAAGAATTAAAGGAAGCTTTGAAGGAGTTAGAAGCAAAAGGTATGAAAGGTTTAGTGCTGGATATTCGTCAAAATCCAGGTGGGCTATTAACACAAGCAGTTTCAGTTTCAAGCATGTTTGTGCCTAAAGGTGAGCTACTTTTCCAAGTGGAACATAATGACGGAAGTATAGAGCAATTTGCTTCCTCTGAGTCAAATCCACTAGACCTCCCGGTTGTTGTCGTGATTGATGAAGGAAGCGCAAGTGCTTCAGAGATTTTAGCTGGTGCTGTTTCTGAGTCTGCTGGAATTCCACTAGTTGGTAAGACCTCATTTGGGAAAGGAACAGTGCAAACTGCGTTTGATTTTGAGGATGGTTCAAACATTAAGCTAACATCTGCCAAGTGGTTAACTCCAAATGGAAACTGGATTCATGAAAAAGGAGTTAAGCCTGACTATGAAGTCAGTCTTCCAGAGTTTGCGTTCTTACCTTTTCTAAATCCTGATCTTCAACTAAAAGAGTCGATGCAAAGCCAAGAGGTTAAAACCGCAGAGACCATGCTTCAAGTTATTGGACTTGAGCCTGGTGAAGTAGATGGATTTTTCGATGAAGCCACTAAAAATGCTGTGCTGACCCTTCAAAAAGAAGCTGGACTTGAAGAAACAGGTATTCTAACGGCAGAAACGACTATTGAGTTAATGAGTCGTTTAAGTGTTAAAATTCAAGAAAGTGATACACAAGTAAATAAAGCGGTAGAACTTCTACAACAAGATTTAGGTCTTACAGAAGAAACAGACGAAGAGGTAGAGGAAGATACAGCATCATAA
- a CDS encoding YitT family protein produces MVQKALHIMIGSFLLGIGVNGFLVPYHLLDGGMIGIGLIVHYIWDLPTGLVMLCGSIPLYVMAFFAYRPLFYNSVHGLLVSSLLIDLTAPIHTWFELPIMISALLGGLFVGTGIGLMLIKDTTTGGTDLAAQCISRWTNWNVGFIIFFIDGLVLLLGYQFIGTYAFLHSVLAISAVGFSTSTIVHLGKVKSTF; encoded by the coding sequence ATGGTACAAAAAGCATTACATATAATGATTGGTAGTTTTTTGCTCGGTATTGGAGTAAATGGATTTCTAGTACCGTACCATTTGTTGGATGGTGGAATGATTGGGATTGGATTGATTGTTCATTATATATGGGACTTGCCTACGGGATTGGTCATGCTTTGCGGAAGCATACCCTTGTATGTAATGGCTTTCTTTGCTTATCGTCCTTTATTTTATAATAGTGTTCATGGGTTGTTGGTTTCTTCTTTGTTAATTGATCTCACTGCTCCAATACATACTTGGTTTGAACTTCCTATTATGATTAGTGCTTTATTAGGTGGACTTTTTGTCGGAACAGGCATAGGCCTTATGCTCATAAAGGATACTACTACTGGAGGAACGGATTTAGCTGCACAATGCATATCTAGATGGACGAATTGGAATGTTGGATTCATCATTTTCTTTATAGATGGTTTAGTTCTTCTTTTGGGTTATCAATTTATTGGCACATACGCTTTTCTACATTCAGTACTGGCTATCTCTGCAGTAGGATTTTCTACAAGTACAATTGTACACTTAGGAAAGGTTAAGTCTACATTTTAG
- a CDS encoding CAP domain-containing protein produces MKKSWIISTVAAATLIFTGAGMNQADAADVKVQSKVYTYQVKNINEIQSYLQKILGQYGIDWNKVQWNTPTQEEAPKAEAPKVEAPKAGAPAAPAPAPAPQPAEKPVEKPATNETSSVSAFEKQVVDLTNQYRAQNGLAPLKLDTELSKVAKDKSLDMQKNGYFSHTSPTYGSPFDMMRSYGIQYRAAGENIAMGQRSPEEVVEAWMNSEGHRANILNANFTHIGVGHVESGNYWTQMFIGK; encoded by the coding sequence ATGAAAAAGTCATGGATTATTTCAACTGTAGCTGCAGCAACTCTAATTTTCACTGGAGCTGGTATGAATCAGGCTGATGCTGCAGACGTAAAGGTACAATCAAAGGTATATACTTACCAAGTTAAAAATATAAATGAGATTCAATCCTATCTACAAAAGATCTTAGGACAATATGGGATTGACTGGAACAAAGTTCAATGGAACACTCCAACACAAGAAGAAGCACCAAAGGCAGAAGCACCAAAGGTAGAAGCACCAAAAGCAGGAGCTCCAGCAGCACCTGCTCCAGCTCCTGCACCACAACCAGCAGAAAAGCCAGTAGAGAAGCCTGCAACAAACGAAACTTCTTCTGTTTCTGCATTTGAAAAACAAGTGGTGGATCTAACTAACCAATACCGTGCACAAAATGGATTAGCGCCATTGAAACTTGACACAGAGCTAAGTAAAGTAGCGAAAGACAAATCTTTAGATATGCAAAAGAACGGTTATTTCTCACATACAAGTCCTACTTACGGATCACCTTTTGATATGATGAGAAGTTATGGTATTCAATACCGCGCAGCCGGTGAAAACATTGCTATGGGTCAACGTTCTCCTGAGGAAGTAGTGGAAGCATGGATGAACAGTGAAGGCCACCGTGCAAATATCTTAAATGCAAACTTTACTCATATTGGTGTTGGTCATGTTGAAAGTGGTAACTACTGGACTCAAATGTTTATTGGAAAATAA
- the deoD gene encoding purine-nucleoside phosphorylase — MSIHIGAKKGDIADTVLLPGDPLRAKYIAENFLEGAEKYNDVRNMFGYTGTYKGKKISVQGTGMGVPSISIYINELMAEYDVQKLIRVGTCGAIQKDVKVRDVILAMTASTDSQMNRITFGGVDYAPTANFELLKNAYDAGNEKGLQLKVGNVFTADLFYNDNAEHEKWAQYGILALEMETAALYTLAAKFGRQALSVLTVSDHILTGEATSAEERQTTFNEMIEVALEAATK; from the coding sequence TTGAGTATTCATATTGGTGCAAAAAAAGGTGACATAGCTGATACAGTATTACTACCTGGGGATCCATTGCGTGCAAAGTATATTGCGGAAAACTTCCTAGAAGGCGCAGAAAAATATAATGATGTACGTAATATGTTTGGTTACACAGGTACATATAAAGGGAAGAAAATCTCTGTTCAAGGTACAGGTATGGGGGTTCCTTCAATCTCTATCTATATCAATGAGCTAATGGCGGAATATGACGTTCAAAAGCTAATTCGTGTAGGAACTTGTGGTGCCATTCAAAAGGATGTTAAAGTTCGTGACGTTATTTTAGCAATGACTGCTTCCACTGATAGTCAAATGAACCGTATTACGTTTGGTGGCGTCGACTATGCTCCAACAGCAAACTTTGAATTGTTAAAAAATGCATATGATGCAGGAAACGAAAAAGGCTTACAGCTTAAAGTAGGAAACGTTTTCACTGCTGACCTTTTCTATAACGACAACGCTGAACATGAAAAGTGGGCTCAATACGGCATTTTAGCTTTGGAGATGGAGACAGCTGCACTTTATACTCTTGCAGCTAAGTTTGGAAGACAAGCCCTATCTGTTTTAACGGTAAGTGATCACATCTTAACTGGTGAGGCTACTTCTGCTGAAGAGCGCCAAACAACATTCAATGAAATGATTGAAGTTGCTTTGGAAGCAGCAACTAAGTAA
- a CDS encoding GNAT family N-acetyltransferase, with protein sequence MFIRLATKEDLPGIMDIIKKSVELMEANDNDQWTGYYPQEEHFLEDIDNQVLYVAELDRKIVGSVSVDQSEPEEYASVNWRKSGEAYLFHRLAVDPETRGKGVASQLITFAEKTAAENDVFYMKVDTYSLNNKAQTLFEKLGYEKRGTIYLYGKEQPFYCYDKILSIHAEEGVQPEQTTRY encoded by the coding sequence TTGTTCATACGTTTAGCAACGAAAGAAGATTTGCCAGGAATTATGGATATCATTAAAAAATCAGTAGAACTCATGGAAGCTAATGATAATGACCAATGGACTGGATACTATCCTCAAGAGGAACACTTTTTAGAAGATATTGATAACCAAGTACTTTATGTTGCAGAGTTGGATCGTAAAATTGTGGGTTCGGTTTCTGTTGATCAGAGTGAACCAGAGGAATATGCTTCCGTAAATTGGAGGAAAAGTGGAGAAGCCTATTTATTTCATCGATTAGCAGTGGACCCTGAAACTAGGGGAAAAGGGGTGGCTTCCCAGCTTATTACTTTTGCAGAAAAAACAGCAGCTGAAAATGATGTATTTTACATGAAAGTAGATACTTATTCACTTAATAATAAGGCACAAACACTCTTTGAAAAATTAGGTTATGAAAAAAGAGGGACTATTTATTTATATGGGAAAGAACAACCTTTTTATTGTTACGATAAAATATTGTCTATTCATGCGGAAGAAGGCGTACAACCTGAACAAACAACGCGATATTAA
- a CDS encoding LCP family protein — MFKYLFGFLLVAGALFVGFVYGWVNEENDGSSKQETKYWNPIEEVPKISEFIKGDSEPDLTESELMQTFLLWEDNLFSNENEPVTLPLLLAKVEPTSKEITMEEISMKSLLPMDKLDSLDAKGLKQWVEDQHQVSIDHTISVDMEGFMKLFDNIVPDGIEIAVTEQMVNDLQLSIKPDTYTLSGKDLLSFGTESDFSKLLYQPEVLQSIKDTVMTELQGFNGMLKIPGLLKESQSYVQSDMDYSEIISMVSTIIKNGDEMVIPVLGQPQEDEKNKMEEDTESSQPYDSPDYRSYSPAGL; from the coding sequence ATGTTTAAATATTTATTTGGGTTCCTTTTAGTAGCAGGTGCTTTATTCGTTGGCTTTGTATATGGATGGGTGAATGAGGAGAATGATGGTTCATCCAAGCAGGAAACAAAATATTGGAATCCAATCGAAGAGGTACCAAAAATATCTGAATTTATTAAAGGAGATTCGGAACCTGATCTAACAGAATCAGAACTAATGCAGACATTCTTATTATGGGAAGATAATTTATTTTCAAATGAAAATGAACCCGTAACACTCCCATTATTGTTAGCAAAAGTTGAACCAACTTCAAAGGAAATAACGATGGAAGAAATTTCAATGAAGTCTCTCCTTCCAATGGACAAACTTGATTCCTTAGACGCAAAGGGACTAAAACAATGGGTAGAAGACCAGCATCAAGTGTCTATAGACCATACAATTTCAGTGGATATGGAAGGATTTATGAAGCTATTTGACAACATAGTTCCAGATGGCATTGAAATTGCTGTGACAGAACAAATGGTGAATGATCTTCAGCTTTCAATAAAACCCGATACGTATACTTTGTCAGGAAAGGACCTTTTATCATTTGGAACTGAGAGTGATTTCTCAAAGTTATTATATCAACCAGAAGTACTACAAAGTATTAAGGATACAGTCATGACTGAGTTACAGGGCTTTAATGGAATGTTAAAAATACCTGGCTTATTAAAGGAAAGTCAATCCTATGTTCAAAGTGATATGGATTATAGTGAAATCATTTCTATGGTCTCTACCATTATTAAGAATGGTGATGAAATGGTTATACCAGTACTTGGCCAACCGCAAGAGGACGAAAAAAATAAAATGGAGGAAGATACGGAATCTAGCCAACCTTATGACTCACCGGATTATCGTTCTTACTCACCAGCTGGGCTTTAG
- a CDS encoding DNA alkylation repair protein — protein sequence MSSPYRCPNCKTNRSRFNIIQQQAESVKLDPQTGEIVQRFTDEDRDAFHMGYKGPEYKVQCGACGLVEDERMFVKFGETK from the coding sequence ATGAGCTCACCATATCGTTGTCCAAATTGTAAAACGAATCGTTCAAGATTTAATATTATCCAGCAGCAAGCTGAGTCTGTTAAATTAGATCCTCAAACCGGTGAAATTGTACAAAGATTTACGGATGAAGACCGTGATGCATTCCACATGGGATATAAAGGGCCAGAATATAAAGTCCAATGCGGGGCTTGTGGCTTAGTGGAAGATGAAAGAATGTTTGTGAAGTTCGGTGAAACAAAATAA